A window from Primulina eburnea isolate SZY01 chromosome 2, ASM2296580v1, whole genome shotgun sequence encodes these proteins:
- the LOC140824205 gene encoding uncharacterized protein → MPPRRILRRNDEDRHEEEFPQPPPNQDASARALAGMGAPQMVEKQRREWTGEDKKKSNLDNVAKDIFYKTLNKNTFIKIKMCSTAKDIWEKLIQICEGNEQTKENKLCVAMQKFENLKMKARETLNEFDELFRSLVNELEALGK, encoded by the exons atgcctcctagaaggattTTACGTAGAAATGATGAGGATAGACATGAGGAGGAGTTTCCACAGCCTCCACCTAATCAAGATGCTAGTGCCCGTGCACTAGCCGGTATG GGAGCACCCCAAATGGTTgagaagcaaagaagagaatggACTggcgaagataagaagaaaTCCAATCTTGACAATGTTGCGAAGGACATTTTTTACAAAACCCTCAACAAAAATACCTTTATCAAGATCAAGATGTGTTCCACTGCtaaagatatttgggaaaaacTCATCCAaatttgtgaaggaaatgagcagacgAAGGAGAATAAACTAtgtgtagcaatgcagaaattCGAGAATCTCAAAATGAAAGCTAGAGAAACTCTAAACGAGTTTGACGAACTTTTCAGGAGCCTGGTTAATGAACTAGAAGCTCTTGGGAAATAG